tctttttaacctaaaataaagttttaaatagttttataaataattattcaactatACTACATCGGTGTGCACCAAAATCAATCAttagattaaaatataaaatacacataaaaaataaattatatataaaatgctacctattctttttctttttggaaaaaatattatattcattCTTATATGCTAGCTACCTCTTACTAGTTGCTACATACTGCCTCATGGATGTGAAGTATATGCTATTATTGTTTCTTGTGCAacatttacatatatatattcatCAGAGACTCagatcacaaaaataaaatgagatgGTATATCAACCAATCTATCATAAAGATCACAACACATACTACGTACATGCCCAAACAACAAAGGATTTGTGACTCTGTTAGTTTGACATCTCAATTTTCACATGCAGCCTATAAAATGTCATATTTATTGCAgctattaaaaagaaaatattaacaaaatttgCTCAATTTCCCCCTCTGAAACTATGGTGTTATTCAAGATAGCTGGTGCACAAATAGTGCCTGAGATAGATATGTATCCAAATGAAACTATTTTTGATTTGAAAGATAAGATTGAGGAGAAGTTAGGAGTAGGCATACATAGGCAAGCCTTATGGTATCAAAACACAAAGCTCAAAGATGAAGCACGCATTAGAGACTATGGATTCCGTTATGATACAACACTGATCCTAACCGTTACGCCACTGCCACCGGACCTGAAACTACATGTTCTGGTGAAGTTCAATGGTAGCAATGGTTATGTGAGGGTGAGAGAAATGGACAAGGTAAGCGACCTGCGCAGGAAAGTTGAGAAGTATTGGGCAATTCCTCAACAGTTATTCACTCTTCGTCGTTTCAAAGTGGAGATGAAGGATAGTTACCCTCTTAGCGCATATTATGTCACTGATGATTCGGATGTTGAACTCGCCATGTTGCTTCAACCTCGTTGATTTAGTAGTGTCGCTTGATTGACATTAGTAGTATTGTATGTCGTAAATCATTAAATCTTGTTATCATTATGAAACTGATATTTAAATAATGAACCATTTATTATTAATGCTAAATACAACAATTATCTGTGGAAACAATATTAACATAAGCCTCACCTTTATAACACTTGGATATTCATTTACCAAACGTCACCTAGCTATTACTGCTATAAAAAAACGTAGCTAGAAAAATTGTGCAGGCCATGGTTCTATACAAGCAAGTCTGAGTAAACATCATGACCTTGACTCACCAAACACTGCCTAAGCTTGAACAATGCTCGACTCTCCAACTGACGGACCCTCTCCTTAGACAAACCGAATATTTCTCCGATTTCTGATAAAGATTTCTGTTGGCCATCTTCAATACCAAATCTTAGGCGGATGATCTTCCTTTCCTTTGGGCGTAAGTTACGTAGGAGGTTGAGCACATGCCGTCTCATTAGTTGTTTTTCAACTGTCGTGTTTGGGGTCTCAATTGTGGTGTCTGCTGTAATTTCCTGATATTATAAGAGATAGGTGGTTAATTCTTAATTCTAAATCATTACTACGAGActttctccatttgtttttctattttgcaATTATCAACACAACACAAAGATCCTTAGTACAACATTCAACCATTGAAAACGCTGTAAATATTGATGCAAACGCTGCATTTTTTTAAGCTTCATTTTACAGATCTTTAAGAAGTAACatgatatcaaaataaaaatggcATTAGCTACTACAACATACCTGGTAAGTTGTAGCTTGGTCTGCCCAGACAGTTTGCTGCATAGAAACTGGATTTCTTGCAACATATAGCAAATGGTCGATTTTCTCTCGTGTAATCCCTACCCTCAATGCTAATTCTTCCTTGGTTGGTTCTAGATTTCCTTCTTGCATGTATAGTTTCTTTGCCTCAGATATCTTTCCTAAAAGGATATATATGTTTTCCTGGATAAACAGAGGAATAGCATTGATGTTTGGGTAACATATCATTTCTAATCAGAAGGTGAAAGCTTAAACTTAGACAACCAAGCTTACGGGCAAACGGATTGTCCGGGAATGTTTGAATATGGCTTTTCGGATTGATTGCCTTATCCACCAGTATGCATAAGTACTGAAACGGCAGCCAACTTGTGGTTTAAACTTCTCAATACTCCTCATTAGACCCATACTTCCCtcctaaaagatatgattgcaGCACTATAAAATCAAAATGGAAACAGGCCTTTACCATGGAGGAAGGAACATGTTTAATTTCTTCAAGATTACCTGTAATAAGTCCTGGAGGCTAAGGCCGCGACCCAGATAATTTTTCGCAATATGAACTACCATGCGTAAATTAGCTTGTATCAGCTTTTCTCTGCTTCTGTTACCACAATGAATCTGCATCTGCAGCGTTCGGCAGCTAAGTCCCGTACCCTCAGCCAATTCTACGACAGTTGGTTCCCTCCCAAACTGAGACTGAAGCCTGGTTTTCACTTCTTCTAATCTCATTAAGTCCTATTACATTACGCACATTTAGGTAATATAAATACCTTAAATCCTTAATAGAGCATATCATAtgttaaaaagaaagatattagGAAATTGAGTGTAACACCTGTATCTGAGAAATCAACTTAGACTCTTCTTCAAGTGTCAAAAGTTGCTTTGTGTCAGGACCCCACAAGAACATGTGCAGCGCATCATTTTGGTTCAGTTCTGCATTTATTTTCTTCCCTACGCGTAGTCTTCCTTGAGCATTATCCTTTCTTGGAAGGTAAGTTTCATCATCCTTAGCTCTAGACTTTGGcgcttttctttgttttgatcgtCTCTCTAGAAGTCGTGTTGACCTCACAGTTTTGTTGCTTCGAAGCGAAGGGACATCCAAACTAATGTAGAGGAGAATGGAAGAATTTAAGCATTACACTCCAAACAAATTGACCTATAAACATAAACATGAAAATTGTATCAAGGATGTTAGAGTCAACTAAAAAGATAGAACTAACCCAAAATG
This sequence is a window from Arachis duranensis cultivar V14167 chromosome 2, aradu.V14167.gnm2.J7QH, whole genome shotgun sequence. Protein-coding genes within it:
- the LOC107476291 gene encoding RNA polymerase sigma factor sigF, chloroplastic, producing MESVTNMFCSSSPFPSRAFHCNNSPPSSPPVLTLREQVGLTFSSCSSSISAQQFPTSVLLQEPRDEYKSLLHMYKDEKTSQMDSALVDEENDTATADQLVHDFRKQLHVWSHLQNILSSSGIEDIAASSTTERVALDSERLADDLQCNAVSLAMKALSASKQAASVVEDLKSLKADDDESLHFGLDVPSLRSNKTVRSTRLLERRSKQRKAPKSRAKDDETYLPRKDNAQGRLRVGKKINAELNQNDALHMFLWGPDTKQLLTLEEESKLISQIQDLMRLEEVKTRLQSQFGREPTVVELAEGTGLSCRTLQMQIHCGNRSREKLIQANLRMVVHIAKNYLGRGLSLQDLLQEGSMGLMRSIEKFKPQVGCRFSTYAYWWIRQSIRKAIFKHSRTIRLPENIYILLGKISEAKKLYMQEGNLEPTKEELALRVGITREKIDHLLYVARNPVSMQQTVWADQATTYQEITADTTIETPNTTVEKQLMRRHVLNLLRNLRPKERKIIRLRFGIEDGQQKSLSEIGEIFGLSKERVRQLESRALFKLRQCLVSQGHDVYSDLLV